In Nostoc edaphicum CCNP1411, the sequence ATGTTTTAAAGCTGCGGGAATGTCAATTTCTCGTGTTGGTGTTTCAAAAACTAGAATCTGCTCAAATTCTAGAGGGCACTCTTGTGCTCTGGTTCCCAGAGTTGAGTGAAATGTCTGTAAGCGTTTTTTCCATGAAACTGCTCCCGCTGTTGTCGTGAGTAGCCAGCGTCTAATTGGTTGCTTAAAAAAGTTAATTTCCGGATTGAGGTTTGCAGAGTGTGTAGTCACTATATGAACTGGCTGCGGAAGCTTTCCCTCTTGCGCCCGAAGTTCTACTAAAGTTGGATCTGATACAGTAAGTGTTGTTCCATAGGCCCGGAGAGTACCAGCACCGAATAAAACGGCATCAGCGGCAGCGATTTGTTTTTCTAAGTGTGCTTTATCAACCCTTGAACCAAACCGAGCAGGCGATCGCTTAAAATCTGCTATTTTGCCATCTGCACTCATTGCTAAAACAACTGTAGTATGAGGACGATGTTGCAACATTAGATTGATTTGATAGTTTGAATATTCTCTTTGCTAGTGTGTAGATTCTCAAAAAAAAGTCTATGCTTACAAGGTAATATTTGCCGATTTTACCACTGTATTTCTATGCAACACAAATCGCTTTTCCATTTGCCATATATGAGTTTTGGTATACTACGTTTCTTTTTAAATTATAGCAATTTGTTATTTTTAAACATTGAAAATAAAATTCTGATAATTTAATAAAATGTCTCATCTA encodes:
- a CDS encoding RibD family protein, producing the protein MLQHRPHTTVVLAMSADGKIADFKRSPARFGSRVDKAHLEKQIAAADAVLFGAGTLRAYGTTLTVSDPTLVELRAQEGKLPQPVHIVTTHSANLNPEINFFKQPIRRWLLTTTAGAVSWKKRLQTFHSTLGTRAQECPLEFEQILVFETPTREIDIPAALKHLANIHITRLVVLGGGELVASLLQLDLIDELWLTVCPLILGGNTAPTPVEGKGFLPDLAPKLQLLEVHTVEQEVFLHYRLQRSAD